TTCTATATGCCACACACTTTAGTAAAATCAAATCATAGTTTATCATGCCTATTGGTATCCCCTCTCTTATTATATGATATAAGCATTCTATTAGAAAATACATACAGTTATTAGTACATATAATTCTAACTCAGTAAATGTGTAAACTAAAATTTAAGCAATGCTTtatttacattaattaaaatttaaaacagctAATTAGTATACATTATTGATATCAATGTTATTGATCAATGATAAGAAAAGCATATAGAAATACTGAATaaacatgttattttttatttacatttaactATTACCTAGAAGccatttctgtatttcttttgtctttaggGAAAGCTCCCAAAAATAAACTTCCTGGGTCAAGAGGATGCATAATGTTGGGTATTTCTATACTACATTTTGAAAAGTCAATGATAGAAACCCTGAGCATACTTGCTTCTGTGTTTAGCAATGAGTGTCATCatcaataatttttataaattaagtaACATAGTGATCTTTCAAACTGGCATTCAAAATTCTTTGTTGTAGGTGCCACAAGTTATCAAGAATGGAAATGAGGATCTATTCTAGAGCAGTCAGAGGCATTATCTCTCACAGGAGTAGAAACCTGATGTTAAAAGCTCCTCTGCATATCCCATGCTCCCAAGCATGTTCATTTCTAATAATGCCTGCTCAGTCCCCAGTTCGTTCTGGCTCACCGGCATCCCAGGGCTGGAGTCCCTGCACATCTGGCTCTCCATCCCCTTTGGTTCCATGTATCTGGTGGCTGTGGTGGGGAATATCACCATCTTGGCAGTGGTTAAGACAGAGCGCAGCCTGCACAAGCCCATGTATTTCTTCCTATGCATGTTGGCTGTCATTGACCTGGTCCTGTCAACTTCTACAATGCCCAAGCTGTTAGCCATCTTCTGGTTTGGTGCCTGCAGCATTGGTCTAGATGCCTGCCTGGCTCAGATGTTCTTTGTCCACTGCTTTGCTACTGTCGAGTCAGGCATCTTTCTTGCCATGGCTTTTGACCGCTACGTGGCCATCTGTGACCCACTACACCATACTTCAGTGCTTacccatgcagtggtggcacgttTGGGGCTGGCTGCTCTCCTCCGAGGAGTATTCTACATTGGACCTCTTCCACTCCTAATTCGCCTGAGGCTGCCCCTTTATCGAACCCAAATCATTGCCCACTCGTACTGTGAGCACATGGCTGTGGTCACTTTGGCATGTGGTGACACAAGAGTGAACAATTTATATGGAATGGGAATTGGTTTCCTGGTGTTAATCCTAGACTCACTAGCGATAGCAGCATCTTATGTGATGATTTTCAGAGCTGTGTTGGGATTGTCCACCTCTGATGCCAGGTTGAAGACTTTGGGGACATGTGGTTCTCACATCTGTGCCATCCTTGTCTTCTATATCCCTATTGCTGTTTCATCTCTCACCCATCGCTTTGGCCATCAAGTGCCTCcccatatccatattcttttggCCAACTTTTATCTCCTCATCCCACCCATCCTCAACCCAGTTGTCTATGCTGTACGCACCAAGCAGATCCGAGAGAGACTTTTACACATTATTAAGTCAGGAACTCAACCCAGAGACACATAAATATTTAGTGACGATTGGAAGAggctcttcttttttattttattttttaaaaaatttattcattttacatatcaaccacagatccccctctcgtctctcctcctgctctccccacccccatctaacCTCCTCCCCCAACGTACCCCTCATCCTCTCcttcaaaagggtaagttctcccatgaggggacaagaccaagctcctccctcctgcctcaaggttgaGAAAGGTGTCCAAatataggtaatgggatccagaaagccagttcatgcaccagggataaatcctgttCACACTGCCAGGGTACCTTCAAACAGACacagctgcacaactgtctcatgtatgcagagggtctagtctagtcccatacaggttccacagctgttggtctaaagttcgtgagtttcTATGAGcgtggttcagttgtctctgtagattcccCCATCAtgaccctgacacacacacaccccttgctcagataatccctcttctctctcttccactggactcccagagctcagcctggtgcttggttgtggatctctgcatctgcttccatcagttactggatggaggctctctgatgacagttagggtgttcaccaatctgattaccagggtaggccagttcaggcaccctcaccactactgctagtagtttaatctggggtcattcttgtggattcctgggaatttccctagcagcAGGTCTCTCTCTTACCCcgtaatgtctccctctatcaagatatcagAAGAGGCTCTTCTTAAGT
The sequence above is drawn from the Peromyscus leucopus breed LL Stock chromosome 1, UCI_PerLeu_2.1, whole genome shotgun sequence genome and encodes:
- the LOC114706656 gene encoding olfactory receptor 52M1-like, with the protein product MLPSMFISNNACSVPSSFWLTGIPGLESLHIWLSIPFGSMYLVAVVGNITILAVVKTERSLHKPMYFFLCMLAVIDLVLSTSTMPKLLAIFWFGACSIGLDACLAQMFFVHCFATVESGIFLAMAFDRYVAICDPLHHTSVLTHAVVARLGLAALLRGVFYIGPLPLLIRLRLPLYRTQIIAHSYCEHMAVVTLACGDTRVNNLYGMGIGFLVLILDSLAIAASYVMIFRAVLGLSTSDARLKTLGTCGSHICAILVFYIPIAVSSLTHRFGHQVPPHIHILLANFYLLIPPILNPVVYAVRTKQIRERLLHIIKSGTQPRDT